A single window of Luteipulveratus halotolerans DNA harbors:
- a CDS encoding MarR family winged helix-turn-helix transcriptional regulator yields the protein MASDGPGIGLLCFVVGRAMETRVMAAIQEAGYDDITLAQSRAFARVGADGTRVTDLAEQARITKQTAVFLVNQLEQAGYVERVVDPADARARLVRLAPRGRRLQQVARRVERQLEREWATHLGARDAAALHRILTDLREVTDPYA from the coding sequence ATGGCGTCCGACGGCCCCGGTATCGGCCTGCTGTGCTTCGTCGTCGGGCGGGCCATGGAGACGCGGGTCATGGCGGCGATCCAGGAGGCCGGGTACGACGACATCACCCTCGCGCAGAGCCGTGCGTTCGCACGCGTCGGCGCCGACGGCACCCGCGTCACCGACCTGGCCGAGCAGGCCCGGATCACCAAGCAGACAGCCGTGTTCCTGGTCAACCAGCTCGAGCAGGCCGGCTACGTCGAGCGGGTCGTCGACCCTGCCGACGCGCGGGCCCGGCTCGTGCGACTGGCCCCGAGGGGCCGCCGCCTTCAGCAGGTCGCCCGACGCGTCGAGCGACAGCTCGAGCGCGAGTGGGCGACGCACCTCGGAGCCCGTGATGCGGCTGCGCTGCACCGCATCCTCACCGATCTGCGCGAGGTGACCGACCCGTACGCCTGA
- a CDS encoding maleylpyruvate isomerase family mycothiol-dependent enzyme — protein sequence MRLEGSDLSAVWQTIDRERSQVADLVDDFSATELATPSLCEGWTVRDVAAHLALAHTSARTAARELVRARGSFDRMVHDTAVRHRAPVPELSASLRQMVGSHRTAPMVRHHSNHCSTSWSTRRTWSCRSAASARCRWRRRRSRSTGSGRWAGRSSPDAGCGA from the coding sequence ATGCGCCTCGAAGGCTCTGATCTCTCCGCCGTGTGGCAGACGATCGACCGCGAGCGCAGCCAGGTCGCCGACCTCGTCGACGACTTCTCGGCCACTGAGCTCGCGACCCCGTCACTGTGCGAGGGGTGGACGGTGCGCGATGTGGCCGCTCACCTCGCGCTGGCGCACACCTCGGCGCGCACAGCAGCACGCGAGCTGGTCCGGGCGCGAGGCAGCTTCGACCGGATGGTGCACGACACCGCAGTGCGGCACCGCGCGCCCGTGCCCGAGCTCAGCGCGAGCCTGCGGCAGATGGTCGGTTCCCACCGGACGGCGCCGATGGTGAGACACCACTCGAACCACTGCTCGACGTCCTGGTCCACGCGCAGGACATGGTCGTGCCGCTCGGCCGCGAGCGCGCGATGCCGTTGGAGGCGGCGACGCTCGCGCTCGACCGGGTCTGGTCGATGGGCTGGCCGTTCTTCGCCCGACGCCGGCTGCGGGGCGTGA
- a CDS encoding FAD-binding oxidoreductase: MSTAARVLAPPAPDELGEVLVPGDPAYDDAARTFFAAGTPDVVLRPRDVAQVQAAVQYAVAAGLEISVRSGGHSGAGLSTHTSGAVIDLAHLDGIDVDPARRLVRVGVGATWGAVADTLQEYDLGISSGDTRSVGVGGLALGGGIGWMVREHGLTIDAIVAAQVVTADGAVHEIDETHEPDLFWAVRGGGGNVGVVTRLDLIAQPVAGVQFGTITYAVADVPWLITRWRDVMRAADRRLSSTLVLMPGMMGNAPSVLLTVCFADDDEAGADAAIEPLLGIGEVLRCDLAQLPYAQVLADEQGLPPGLRMVVRNALPSELTDDLVWAIDKAWTDRDVMVALRSLGGAVADVAPDATAFAHRDAEVMLQIGGVVPPGAPDPLASRWPAVAAQAEGGAYAGFLSTADADDVAAVFPEPTRRRLAHTKAEYDPANVFHRNHNVPPATHEEA; this comes from the coding sequence ATGTCCACAGCAGCACGAGTTCTCGCACCACCGGCACCCGACGAGCTCGGGGAGGTGCTCGTGCCCGGCGACCCGGCGTACGACGACGCAGCCCGCACCTTCTTCGCGGCAGGCACCCCCGACGTGGTCCTGCGGCCGCGCGACGTCGCCCAGGTGCAGGCTGCCGTGCAGTACGCCGTCGCTGCCGGCCTGGAGATCTCGGTGCGGTCCGGCGGCCACTCCGGTGCTGGGCTGAGCACGCACACGTCAGGCGCCGTGATCGACCTCGCGCATCTCGACGGCATCGACGTCGACCCTGCCCGTCGCCTGGTCCGCGTGGGCGTCGGCGCCACGTGGGGCGCCGTCGCCGACACGCTGCAGGAGTACGACCTCGGCATCAGCTCGGGCGACACCCGCAGCGTCGGGGTCGGTGGGCTCGCGCTCGGCGGTGGGATCGGCTGGATGGTGCGCGAGCACGGCCTCACCATCGACGCGATCGTCGCCGCGCAGGTCGTCACGGCGGACGGCGCGGTGCACGAGATCGACGAGACGCACGAGCCCGACCTGTTCTGGGCGGTTCGTGGCGGCGGCGGCAACGTCGGCGTCGTGACCCGCCTGGACCTGATCGCGCAGCCGGTGGCCGGTGTGCAGTTCGGGACGATCACCTACGCCGTGGCCGATGTGCCGTGGCTGATCACGCGCTGGCGCGACGTGATGCGCGCCGCCGACCGCCGTCTCTCGAGCACGCTGGTGCTGATGCCCGGGATGATGGGCAACGCGCCATCGGTGCTGCTCACCGTGTGCTTCGCCGACGATGACGAGGCCGGCGCCGATGCCGCGATCGAGCCGCTGCTCGGCATCGGTGAGGTGCTGCGCTGCGACCTGGCCCAGCTGCCCTACGCGCAGGTGCTCGCCGACGAGCAGGGCCTCCCGCCCGGACTGCGGATGGTCGTCCGCAACGCCCTTCCGTCGGAGCTGACCGACGACCTGGTGTGGGCGATCGACAAGGCGTGGACCGATCGCGACGTCATGGTCGCGCTGCGCAGCCTCGGCGGCGCGGTCGCCGACGTCGCGCCGGACGCGACGGCGTTCGCGCACCGCGACGCGGAGGTCATGCTGCAGATCGGCGGCGTGGTTCCTCCCGGCGCCCCTGACCCGCTCGCGTCGCGCTGGCCGGCGGTTGCCGCGCAGGCCGAGGGAGGGGCGTACGCGGGCTTCCTCAGCACGGCTGACGCGGACGACGTGGCTGCGGTGTTCCCCGAGCCCACCCGTCGTCGCCTCGCGCACACCAAGGCGGAGTACGACCCGGCCAACGTGTTCCACCGCAATCACAACGTGCCGCCGGCGACGCACGAGGAGGCCTAG
- a CDS encoding sensor histidine kinase, giving the protein MRTDRGWRRFYATGWFLTEVATVVAFRRWHQRVTEVENRAAEAERAHEEAARRTAEERVRIARELHDSLTHSISVIKVQAGVARHLAQKNGDPVPPALAAIEEAAGDAARELRQTLSVLRSDEGGSSHGLAAVPRLVDRATAAGVPTDLRTHGRTRALPDEIDRASYRIVQESLTNVARHAGPASATVTITYAADRLTLQVDDDGRGHPGGTPTPGLGLIGMRERASALGGRLVAQGRPDGGFTVRAELPLPEALA; this is encoded by the coding sequence GTGCGTACTGATCGGGGCTGGAGGCGCTTCTACGCGACCGGGTGGTTCCTCACCGAGGTCGCGACCGTCGTCGCGTTCCGGCGCTGGCACCAACGGGTGACCGAGGTCGAGAACCGCGCGGCCGAGGCCGAGCGCGCCCACGAGGAGGCTGCGCGGCGTACCGCTGAGGAGCGCGTACGCATCGCCCGCGAGCTGCACGACTCGCTCACCCACAGCATCTCGGTGATCAAGGTGCAGGCCGGCGTCGCACGCCACCTCGCCCAGAAGAACGGCGACCCGGTGCCCCCTGCGCTCGCCGCGATCGAGGAAGCCGCCGGCGACGCGGCCCGCGAGCTGCGGCAGACCCTGAGCGTGCTGCGCAGCGACGAGGGCGGTTCGTCGCACGGGCTCGCAGCGGTGCCACGACTCGTCGACCGGGCGACCGCGGCCGGCGTCCCCACCGACCTGCGCACGCACGGACGCACCCGCGCACTGCCCGACGAGATCGACCGCGCGTCGTACCGCATCGTGCAGGAGTCGCTCACCAACGTCGCCCGGCACGCCGGTCCGGCGTCAGCCACCGTCACCATCACGTACGCCGCCGACCGCCTCACCCTCCAGGTCGACGACGACGGCCGCGGCCATCCCGGCGGTACGCCGACCCCCGGGCTCGGTCTCATCGGCATGCGCGAGCGTGCGTCGGCGCTCGGCGGGCGGCTGGTCGCTCAGGGGCGCCCGGACGGCGGGTTCACCGTGCGTGCCGAGCTGCCCCTGCCCGAGGCGCTCGCATGA
- the ftsE gene encoding cell division ATP-binding protein FtsE, translating into MIRLDNVTMRYDKQSAPALKDVTLEVDRGEFGFVVGASGSGKSTLMRLITHEQVATAGTVLVAGRDLRELPERKVPALRRGIGVVFQDFRLLDNKTVAQNVAFVLQVLGRRRHHIKQMVPETLDLVGLDGKADRMPHELSGGEQQRVAIARAVVKKPAILLADEPTGNLDPDTSLEIVRLLDRIHKTGTTVLVATHDHGIVDQFRKRVIELERGRLVRDEAVGGYGTDRRTAEATEGED; encoded by the coding sequence ATGATTCGTCTCGACAACGTCACGATGCGCTACGACAAGCAGAGTGCACCCGCCCTCAAGGACGTGACACTCGAGGTCGACCGGGGCGAGTTCGGGTTCGTCGTCGGTGCGTCCGGGTCGGGCAAGTCCACGCTCATGCGCCTCATCACCCACGAGCAGGTGGCGACCGCCGGCACCGTGCTCGTCGCCGGGCGCGACCTGCGCGAGCTGCCCGAGCGGAAGGTCCCCGCACTACGCCGGGGGATCGGTGTGGTGTTCCAGGACTTCCGGCTGCTGGACAACAAGACCGTCGCCCAGAACGTCGCGTTCGTGCTGCAGGTGCTGGGCCGCCGCCGCCACCACATCAAGCAGATGGTGCCCGAGACGCTCGACCTGGTCGGCCTCGACGGCAAGGCCGACCGCATGCCGCACGAGCTGTCCGGCGGTGAGCAGCAGCGCGTCGCGATCGCCCGCGCCGTCGTCAAGAAGCCCGCGATCCTCCTCGCCGACGAGCCGACCGGCAACCTCGACCCCGACACCAGCCTGGAGATCGTCCGGCTGCTCGACCGCATCCACAAGACCGGCACCACGGTGCTGGTCGCCACTCACGACCACGGCATCGTCGACCAGTTCCGCAAGCGGGTCATCGAGCTCGAGCGCGGACGACTCGTCCGCGACGAGGCCGTCGGCGGCTACGGCACCGACCGGCGTACGGCCGAGGCCACCGAGGGTGAGGACTGA
- a CDS encoding TadE family protein encodes MTQRLGTRAGAREVRRGVRRDRGSAVAEFAMVSGLVIVLFLAAFQLGFALYVRNTLIAHASEGARYGARADSSPAAGAERARSLIKGSVSSRFARDVRAERVSEGGAAVVRVTVVAPMPVLGPFGPGDELTVSARAYAEDQ; translated from the coding sequence GTGACCCAGCGCCTCGGCACGCGAGCCGGGGCGCGAGAAGTCCGACGGGGTGTCCGGCGTGACCGCGGCTCTGCGGTCGCGGAGTTCGCCATGGTCAGCGGGCTGGTGATCGTGCTGTTCCTCGCGGCGTTCCAGCTGGGGTTCGCGCTCTACGTGCGCAACACCCTGATCGCGCACGCCAGCGAGGGCGCCCGCTACGGCGCCCGTGCCGACAGCTCGCCCGCGGCCGGAGCAGAGCGGGCGCGCAGCCTCATCAAGGGGAGCGTGTCGAGCCGGTTCGCGCGAGACGTCCGGGCCGAGCGGGTCTCGGAGGGCGGCGCGGCCGTCGTACGCGTGACGGTCGTCGCGCCGATGCCGGTGCTCGGACCGTTCGGTCCGGGGGATGAGCTCACGGTGTCGGCCCGTGCGTACGCGGAGGACCAGTGA
- a CDS encoding CpaF family protein, which translates to MEGIQLIEGEVRELIRRQRLDPARDHGVLRDLVRDVVQDYEERSLHGGLAPLTDRDAATRTVLDAVVGYGPLQPYLDDPTVEEIWINEPARVFVARGGVPELTPTILTDEQVKNLVERMLKPSGRRIDLSSPFVDAALPDGSRLHVAIPDVTRAHWMVNIRKFVVRAHGLDDLVRMGTMTPSAARFLSAAVSAGLNILVAGGTQAGKTTMLNCLAAAIPSHERVVSCEEVFELKLPLRDWAAMQCRQASLEGTGEIPLRRLVKEALRMRPSRIIVGEVRQEESLDLLIALNSGLPGMCTIHANSAREAVIKMCTLPLLAGSNVSSRFVVPTVASAVDVVVQVALERDGRRRVREIVALPGRAEGDVVEIAELFVTRDGQLVRGDGFPPHQERFARAGFDVADLLRTGL; encoded by the coding sequence ATGGAGGGGATCCAGCTCATCGAGGGCGAGGTCCGTGAGCTCATCCGTCGTCAGCGCCTCGACCCGGCGCGTGACCACGGTGTGCTGCGGGACCTCGTCCGCGACGTCGTCCAGGACTACGAAGAACGCAGCCTGCACGGCGGTCTCGCACCGCTCACCGACCGCGACGCGGCGACTCGGACGGTGCTCGACGCCGTCGTCGGCTACGGCCCGCTGCAGCCCTACCTCGACGACCCGACGGTCGAGGAGATCTGGATCAACGAGCCCGCAAGGGTTTTCGTCGCTCGCGGGGGCGTGCCCGAGCTGACTCCGACGATCCTCACCGACGAGCAGGTCAAGAACCTCGTCGAGCGCATGCTCAAGCCGTCCGGTCGTCGGATCGACCTGTCGTCGCCATTCGTGGACGCCGCACTGCCGGACGGCTCACGCCTGCACGTCGCGATCCCCGACGTCACGCGGGCGCACTGGATGGTCAACATCCGCAAGTTCGTCGTGCGTGCGCACGGCCTGGACGACCTCGTGCGGATGGGCACGATGACCCCGTCCGCTGCACGCTTCCTGTCCGCTGCGGTCTCGGCCGGTCTCAACATCCTGGTCGCCGGGGGCACCCAGGCAGGCAAGACGACGATGCTGAACTGCCTTGCGGCTGCTATCCCTTCGCACGAGCGCGTGGTCTCCTGCGAAGAGGTCTTCGAGCTCAAGCTGCCGTTGCGCGACTGGGCCGCGATGCAGTGCCGCCAGGCCAGCCTGGAGGGCACCGGCGAGATCCCGCTGCGACGCCTCGTCAAGGAGGCGCTGCGGATGCGGCCCTCGCGCATCATCGTCGGCGAGGTCCGTCAGGAGGAGAGCCTCGACCTCCTCATCGCGCTCAACAGCGGCCTGCCTGGCATGTGCACGATCCACGCCAACAGTGCCCGCGAGGCCGTCATCAAGATGTGCACCCTGCCACTGCTGGCCGGCTCCAACGTGAGCAGCCGGTTCGTCGTCCCGACCGTCGCGAGTGCAGTCGACGTCGTGGTGCAGGTCGCTCTCGAGCGCGACGGTCGCCGCCGTGTCCGAGAGATCGTCGCCCTGCCCGGTCGGGCCGAGGGCGACGTCGTCGAGATCGCCGAGCTGTTCGTGACGCGTGACGGCCAGCTGGTCCGTGGTGACGGGTTCCCGCCCCACCAGGAGCGATTCGCGCGCGCCGGCTTCGACGTGGCCGACCTGCTGAGGACCGGGCTGTGA
- a CDS encoding type II secretion system F family protein, producing MTGTAWSWPGALVGLTVGIGLLLVVRGLPMRRRADLNARLEPYVRDSPRPSRLLVSDVADLQVHRALAPGLHRLGAIVGQVLGGSASVRRRLERAGQPTDVEGFRAQQALWGVVAGIIGTVLMSLRWLSNGTSLGGALAVVSISVCIGVVARDQMLSRAASQREQRILAEFPSVAEMLALAVTAGEGAAAALDRVARLSSGELSGELQRCLADARAGATLPEALQGLADRTGISSLARFVDGVVVAVERGTPLADVMRAQAQDARDASKQQLIEEGGKREITMMIPVVFLVLPVTILFAIYPGLSELRLSL from the coding sequence ATGACCGGCACTGCGTGGTCGTGGCCCGGGGCGCTCGTCGGGCTCACGGTGGGCATCGGGCTGCTGCTCGTGGTGCGCGGACTGCCGATGCGCCGACGGGCCGACCTCAACGCTCGTCTCGAGCCCTACGTGCGCGACAGCCCGCGACCCTCACGACTGCTGGTGTCCGATGTCGCCGACCTTCAGGTGCACCGCGCCCTCGCTCCCGGGCTGCACCGCCTCGGCGCGATCGTCGGTCAGGTGCTGGGCGGCTCGGCGTCCGTACGACGGCGCCTGGAGCGAGCAGGTCAGCCCACGGATGTCGAGGGCTTCCGCGCGCAGCAGGCGTTGTGGGGCGTGGTCGCCGGCATCATCGGCACGGTGCTGATGTCGTTGCGGTGGCTCAGCAACGGCACCAGCCTCGGAGGCGCGCTCGCGGTCGTGTCGATCTCGGTGTGCATCGGTGTGGTCGCCCGCGACCAGATGCTGAGCCGAGCAGCCAGTCAACGCGAGCAGCGCATCCTGGCCGAGTTCCCTTCTGTCGCAGAGATGCTCGCGCTCGCGGTGACCGCAGGCGAGGGAGCTGCGGCGGCACTCGACCGGGTGGCGAGACTCTCGTCCGGAGAGCTGTCCGGAGAGCTGCAGCGCTGTCTGGCCGACGCCCGCGCAGGTGCGACGCTGCCGGAGGCGCTGCAAGGCCTGGCCGACCGCACCGGCATCTCGAGCCTGGCCCGGTTCGTCGACGGTGTTGTCGTGGCCGTCGAGCGCGGGACACCGCTCGCCGACGTCATGCGTGCTCAGGCCCAGGACGCCCGCGACGCGAGCAAGCAGCAGCTGATCGAGGAGGGCGGCAAGCGCGAGATCACCATGATGATCCCGGTCGTCTTCCTGGTGCTGCCCGTGACCATCCTGTTCGCCATCTACCCGGGTCTCAGCGAGCTGCGCCTGTCGTTGTGA
- a CDS encoding pilus assembly protein TadG-related protein, with protein sequence MRRLQRRLRRRGDEGRISILIAGLFALLAILVMGGVDVTAVQLARMHLIDVADAAASDAADSIDPASVYSGGVGTSLRLTDQSVGRTAHDSLALQQMPSHITSWGVVEGTGTPDGSTAVVRVRGNVRPPLLGGLLGFMEPDISITVESRARADVSP encoded by the coding sequence ATGAGACGGCTGCAGCGCCGGTTGCGTCGTCGCGGCGACGAGGGCCGCATCTCGATCCTCATCGCCGGGTTGTTCGCGCTGCTCGCGATCCTGGTGATGGGCGGCGTCGACGTGACGGCCGTCCAGCTCGCGCGGATGCACCTCATCGACGTCGCCGACGCCGCGGCGTCGGATGCGGCCGACTCCATCGACCCGGCGTCGGTCTACAGCGGTGGCGTCGGCACCAGCCTGCGCCTCACCGATCAGTCGGTCGGCCGTACGGCGCACGACAGCCTGGCGCTGCAGCAGATGCCGTCGCACATCACCTCGTGGGGCGTCGTCGAGGGCACGGGCACCCCGGACGGCTCGACGGCCGTCGTGCGCGTGCGTGGCAACGTGCGACCGCCGCTGCTCGGCGGGCTGCTCGGGTTCATGGAGCCCGACATCTCGATCACCGTCGAGTCCCGCGCCCGCGCCGACGTGTCGCCCTAG
- the prfB gene encoding peptide chain release factor 2 produces MAVDFPVEIKNLRTTMGTVREVSDLDALRAQITDLEAQSAAPDLWDDPDKAQQVTSTLSRAKAELDRVENMDSRIEDLETLVEMGQEEDDAETLAEAEKELEAVKKAVGELEVRTLLSGEFDQREAVITIRAGAGGVDAADFAEMLMRMYLRWAERHGYPTKVMDTSYAEEAGLKSATFEVNVPYAYGNLAVEAGTHRLVRISPFDNQGRRQTSFAAVEVVPLIETTDAIEIPENELKIDVFRSSGPGGQSVNTTDSAVRMTHIPTGTVVSMQNEKSQIQNRAAALRVMQSRLLLLKKQEEDAQKKELAGDIKASWGDQMRSYVLHPYQMVKDLRTEHEVGKTDAVFDGDIDDFMEAGVRWKRAQEREKD; encoded by the coding sequence GTGGCTGTCGACTTCCCTGTAGAGATCAAGAACCTGCGCACCACCATGGGGACGGTGCGTGAGGTCAGCGACCTCGACGCGCTGCGCGCCCAGATCACCGACCTCGAGGCCCAGTCGGCCGCGCCCGACCTGTGGGACGACCCCGACAAGGCCCAGCAGGTGACGTCCACGCTGTCGCGGGCCAAGGCCGAGCTCGACCGCGTCGAGAACATGGACAGCCGCATCGAGGACCTCGAGACCCTTGTCGAGATGGGGCAGGAAGAGGACGACGCCGAGACCCTGGCCGAGGCCGAGAAGGAGCTCGAGGCGGTCAAGAAGGCCGTCGGCGAGCTCGAGGTCCGCACGCTGCTGTCCGGCGAGTTCGACCAGCGCGAGGCCGTCATCACGATCCGCGCCGGCGCCGGTGGTGTCGACGCCGCCGACTTCGCCGAGATGCTCATGCGCATGTACCTGCGCTGGGCCGAGCGCCACGGATACCCGACCAAGGTGATGGACACCTCGTACGCCGAGGAGGCCGGCCTCAAGAGCGCGACGTTCGAGGTCAACGTGCCCTACGCGTACGGCAACCTGGCCGTCGAGGCCGGCACCCACCGCCTCGTGCGCATCAGCCCGTTCGACAACCAGGGCCGGCGGCAGACGAGCTTCGCCGCGGTCGAGGTCGTGCCGCTCATCGAGACCACCGACGCGATCGAGATCCCCGAGAACGAGCTCAAGATCGACGTCTTCCGCTCGTCGGGGCCGGGTGGTCAGTCGGTCAACACCACCGACTCGGCCGTGCGCATGACGCACATCCCCACCGGCACCGTCGTGTCGATGCAGAACGAGAAGTCGCAGATCCAGAACCGCGCCGCCGCGCTGCGCGTCATGCAGTCCCGTCTGCTGCTGCTGAAGAAGCAGGAGGAGGACGCGCAGAAGAAGGAGCTCGCCGGCGACATCAAGGCCAGCTGGGGCGACCAGATGCGCTCGTACGTCCTGCACCCCTACCAGATGGTCAAGGACCTGCGCACCGAGCACGAGGTCGGCAAGACCGACGCGGTGTTCGACGGTGACATCGACGACTTCATGGAGGCCGGCGTCCGCTGGAAGCGTGCGCAGGAGCGCGAGAAGGACTGA
- the ftsX gene encoding permease-like cell division protein FtsX — translation MRLQFMLSEIWGGLRRNAAMVVSVVLVSMVSMFFLGSGVLAHRQVDTAKGYWYDKVQVSVFLCTAQSTDVPSCADGAVSAAQRDQIKRDLQSLDPLVEHVYYESSAQAYTRFKEQFRNSPYLGSIDQKAMPESFRVKLSDPTRFGEVVSAFDGAPGVEAVSDQRKVLDTFFDLLNVLSVGSVALAVVMLICSILLITTTIRQVAFTRRRQVGIMRLVGASALTIYLPFVVETVLATLIGSALAVGLLWVLVHYGVSGLLDSGPGGAGLISLIGEGDVWTLAPWLLIGGFVLAVVTSWITLRRYLKV, via the coding sequence ATGCGTCTGCAGTTCATGCTCAGCGAGATCTGGGGCGGCCTGCGTCGCAACGCGGCCATGGTCGTCTCGGTCGTGCTGGTGTCGATGGTGTCGATGTTCTTCCTCGGCTCAGGGGTGCTCGCGCACCGCCAGGTCGACACCGCCAAGGGCTACTGGTACGACAAGGTCCAGGTCTCGGTCTTCCTGTGCACCGCCCAGTCCACCGACGTGCCCTCGTGCGCTGATGGTGCCGTGAGCGCCGCCCAGCGCGACCAGATCAAGCGCGACCTGCAGAGCCTCGACCCGCTCGTCGAGCACGTCTACTACGAGAGCTCGGCGCAGGCGTACACCCGGTTCAAGGAGCAGTTCCGCAACAGCCCCTACCTGGGCAGCATCGACCAGAAGGCCATGCCCGAGTCCTTCCGGGTCAAGCTGTCCGACCCGACCCGCTTCGGCGAGGTGGTCTCGGCGTTCGACGGTGCGCCCGGGGTCGAGGCGGTCAGCGATCAGCGCAAGGTGCTGGACACCTTCTTCGACCTGCTCAACGTGCTGTCGGTCGGCTCCGTCGCGCTCGCGGTGGTGATGCTGATCTGCTCGATCCTGCTCATCACCACCACGATCCGGCAGGTGGCGTTCACCCGCCGCAGGCAGGTCGGCATCATGCGGCTCGTGGGCGCCTCTGCGCTCACCATCTATCTCCCGTTCGTCGTCGAGACGGTGCTCGCAACCCTCATCGGCTCGGCGCTCGCGGTCGGTCTGCTGTGGGTGCTGGTCCACTACGGCGTCTCCGGTCTGCTCGACAGCGGACCGGGCGGGGCGGGGCTGATCAGCCTCATCGGCGAGGGCGACGTGTGGACGCTGGCCCCTTGGCTGCTCATCGGCGGGTTCGTGCTCGCCGTCGTGACGTCGTGGATCACACTGCGGCGCTATCTCAAGGTCTGA
- a CDS encoding response regulator, with protein MIRVLLADDQALIRTGLRALLDAEDDIEVVAEACDGAAAHELAVEHRPDIVLMDVQMPRLDGIEATRRIVGDDRLSTSRVVILTNYGLDEYVFTALRAGASGFLVKDTEPADLLQALHVVAEGAALLSPGITRTLISEFVSRPAARVASDALDVLTPREREVVALVGQGLSNDEIADHMVISATTAKTHVSRAMTKVHARDRAQLVVLAYETGLVLPRTRD; from the coding sequence ATGATCCGGGTCCTGCTCGCCGACGACCAGGCGCTCATCCGCACCGGCCTGCGCGCTCTGCTCGACGCCGAGGACGACATCGAGGTGGTGGCCGAGGCGTGCGACGGCGCCGCCGCCCACGAGCTGGCCGTCGAGCACCGGCCCGACATCGTGCTGATGGACGTGCAGATGCCGCGGCTCGACGGCATCGAGGCCACTCGCCGCATCGTCGGCGACGACCGCCTGAGCACGTCGCGGGTCGTCATCCTCACCAACTACGGCCTCGACGAGTACGTCTTCACCGCGCTGCGCGCCGGGGCGAGCGGCTTCCTGGTCAAGGACACCGAACCCGCTGATCTGCTGCAGGCCCTGCACGTCGTCGCCGAGGGTGCGGCCCTGCTGTCGCCCGGCATCACGCGCACGCTCATCAGCGAGTTCGTGTCACGCCCGGCCGCCCGCGTCGCCTCCGACGCGCTCGACGTCCTCACTCCACGCGAGCGTGAGGTGGTCGCGCTCGTCGGTCAAGGGCTGTCCAACGACGAGATCGCCGACCACATGGTCATCAGCGCCACCACCGCCAAGACACACGTCAGCCGCGCGATGACCAAGGTGCACGCCCGCGATCGCGCTCAGCTGGTGGTGCTGGCGTACGAGACGGGGCTCGTCCTCCCCCGCACCCGTGACTGA
- a CDS encoding type II secretion system F family protein, translated as MSGALVGLILGLGLFCVWWSCWPRTEQTVESTGPSYADRLTDEIVQAGMPALTIPRLVMACAATGLVVGVLALGISGVLAIGVVGALAGGYLPLGVVRSRARRRRHALRDVWPDVVDHIASAVRAGLALPESLSQLAIRGPEELRPAFADFAQDYRATGRFHECLDALKVRLSDPVADRLIESLRIAREVGGTDLGRLLRTLSSFLREDARTRAELEARQSWTVNAARLALAAPWIVLLMLATRGSSLDAYREPAGVVVLIFGGTVSFAAYAIMRRIGRLPEEVRVLR; from the coding sequence GTGAGCGGCGCACTCGTCGGGCTCATCCTGGGGCTCGGGCTGTTCTGCGTGTGGTGGTCGTGCTGGCCGCGCACCGAGCAGACGGTCGAGAGCACCGGACCGTCGTACGCCGACCGCCTTACCGACGAGATCGTCCAGGCGGGGATGCCTGCGCTCACGATCCCGCGGCTCGTGATGGCCTGTGCCGCAACGGGACTCGTCGTCGGAGTGCTGGCGCTCGGCATCAGCGGAGTGCTCGCGATCGGCGTGGTCGGCGCGCTCGCCGGTGGCTATCTGCCCCTCGGCGTGGTGCGGTCGCGAGCCCGGCGGCGCCGGCACGCGCTGCGTGACGTGTGGCCCGACGTCGTCGACCACATCGCCTCGGCCGTACGCGCGGGGCTGGCTCTCCCGGAGTCGCTGAGCCAGCTCGCGATTCGCGGCCCCGAAGAGCTGCGGCCGGCGTTCGCGGACTTCGCCCAGGACTACCGCGCAACCGGCCGATTCCACGAGTGCCTCGACGCGTTGAAGGTGCGGTTGAGCGATCCGGTGGCCGACCGGCTCATCGAGTCGCTGCGCATCGCCCGCGAGGTCGGTGGCACGGACCTGGGGCGACTACTGCGTACGTTGTCGTCGTTCCTGCGGGAGGACGCTCGCACGCGCGCTGAGCTCGAGGCGCGGCAGAGCTGGACGGTCAACGCCGCCCGCCTCGCGCTCGCCGCGCCCTGGATCGTGCTGCTGATGCTCGCGACTCGCGGTTCGTCACTCGATGCATACCGTGAGCCGGCCGGTGTCGTGGTCCTGATCTTCGGCGGGACGGTGTCGTTCGCGGCGTACGCGATCATGCGCCGGATCGGTCGGCTGCCCGAAGAAGTGCGGGTGCTGCGATGA